The genomic window CAATATTTCTGCCGGAGACTCTAAGACGTATAGTTGGCAACGGTGCTATCTACCCTCCTGCTCGCTCCCGGGCGCCTTTGGAGGATTTCATAGCTTCCAGAGACAGAAAGCAACCTCCCATCACTTCAACGACACCCATACGACCCGATTGGATAGCCCCTTTGCGCATTCTCTTTGTACCTGACGTTTTTTTAACgcttttcttcctctctctACATTACGCAACATGGCAAATGGCGATCACAGCCCAATCTTCCCTCTTCAAAAGCACTTATAACCTGAGCGAAATTGAGATCGGTCTTACTTTTATTGCCAATGGCTTTGGCTGTATGCTCGGTACCCTATCAATTGGTCGGTTCCTCGACTATGATTACCAGCATTTCAAGAAAAAGTTTTCTGGACCCGCATCAGACTTCCCTATCGAGCAAGCCCGGCTTCGTACTGTCTGGTTCTGGTCTCCATTCCAGTGCGCCGCAGTCCTATGGTTCGGCTGGACTATGGATCAAAAGGTACATATGGCGTCCCCTATTGTCGCATCATTTGTCTTAGCATGGGCGGCGATGTCCATCCAAGCCGTTATCAGTACCTTCATCGTCGACATATTCCCCAAATCAAGCGCGTCTGCTACGGCCGCTCTCAACCTCGCCAGATGTCTGATGGGTGCTGGCGCAACAGCATCGGTAGAACCGTCAATCAATACTTTGGGTGTTGGTTTCACATTTACGCTATGGGCATGCCTAATGGCGTTATCGTTGACGTTTGTTGGAGTACAGATGCGCTTTGGCCCCGCATGGcgaaagagaagagaaaagaggcttgaagagaaggagaagggtTAGGTACTGGTCATCATATAAGCCTCTTATCAAAACATTAATTATGCGCTTCATCGCAACCTGTATGTTATCTCAGCAACGCAACCAGGCAGGACCATGAGCCACGTGAGGCTGGCAGAATGTACCTAATGGTATCATAAGGCGCTCATGGTGGACAAAAGGACACTACATATGTCAGAGGTTGCCACGTAGGTAATAGGAGGGGGTTGTTTTGGGGCTTTTAGGACATAGCACACCTATGTATCAATGTCGACTTTCAATACTTTAACACCAGAAGACAACCAAGGAATGACTATAACTAAAGTATCTTGAGCTAACCTAAATTGCGCGAGCGGGAACGATAGAAGTAGGTTTGCTTAAATACCTCCTTCGCAGCTCCTGAGTAattcttttcctttcaGCAGCCGCTCCGTGGTCTCCACTCATCAAACTCTTGTTCTCAAAGGCTCTCCTACCGAGAAAAGACATGACTTCCTCGAGCCTGCCATAGGCGATGTACTTGAAAGCGACGGGCTGACCGTCGTTAACGAATCTAGCAGCGTTACGATCTGTAAGATCGTCCTTCATGCCATACAACTGCGCTATCCTGACTTTACCTCTCGCATCCTTTTTCAGCCTCATCAACCCACTTGGCCCTTTTTCAGCCAAACCGTTTTTCAGCAGATCATCACAAATGGCATTGCAAGATTCGGAGTTGTGAGTACCGAAAATGACGCTTAGCGCTTGTTCAGGGTGAGAAGACTTGATTTGAGCAGAAAGGGTAGTTAGGATGATAGAGATGGAGCCGTCGTAAGAGGCATCGGTGGCAGACTTGTTGGGCCAAATTGGACCGGCACCGAGACGACCTTCATTAAGCCATTTCTTGCGTTCTTGGAGGTAATAGGCACCGCGGACGAGTTTGAGACCAAGAGCATAGCCGTTGGCCTCGGCGTGTTGGATGGCGTGCGTAAGGTGGGTTGGTTGACGACATAGGTATGATTGGTAGGTCCCGCTAAGACGACGAGGTCACCAGGACTTCCGAAAATGATCAGGGCTGGGAACTCACTAGATAAGAGGGCCATTCCATTTCTCGCTCTTTGACTTTAGAGGTTTATTGAATTCTTCAGATAAGAGAAGAGTGTAGGCGTCCAAGGCTGGTTGGTACCATGTATGCTCGGCATCAATAATGAGGGAAACGCTTCACTATGTTAGCTATTGTCCAGCAAGTAGGAACCACGAATGTACCTACCCATTCTCTTTAGCTTTTTCCCCAATCTTCCTCAATTTGTACCAAAGGTCGCTAAGCACTTCGAGATCATATTCTTTCAGCCCTGGATCATTCTCCAGTACTCCCATATCATCCCATTTGCCCTTTAAAACGAGTAGTTCTCTGGGATCGCCCAAACTGAGATCTTGTGTACGAGCAACGACTTGTCGATCGCGAGATTCGGGGGTACCGGGATAAGGTACAAAGTAAGGGGTATTTGGGGCGCTAGTGGAGCCGGATTTAGCCATAGATCGTAAACGAAGTAAAGTATAAGAGGCCCGCTCAAGGACGTTGGGCTCAACGATACCGGTCTGATAGGGCATTATTCCACAATTCTTGTTCGTTCAAAGAAACATCTTGAAAACTCACAACCTTAAGAGCGAAACCGGTGGCACCTCTTTGTTCGGCAGGTAAACTTCTTTCGTATTCTCCACTCTTTTCTAATGCAATCATGACCTGTTCTAGCCTGCGCTCCCTTAATCTCTGGTGCCTAGCCTCCTTTCCATTAATATTATCGTCCTGTAACTGAGATTCATCAACTTCAGCTGAGTAGTTCAACATTGCCCCTATCCCTCTAGCACGCATGGCTTTCAAAGACGGAATGCAGTCTTCCACAGTCTCACCAGGGACAAATTGATCGTAAAAGGTGTTGCGGACGAACCATTCTGTAGGTAGGCGCAAGGGAGACTTCATGAGGATAGTTAAGATCTTTGGGGAGTAGTCGACGACGCCCGGGAAGGAAATGAGTGAGTAGACTAGCCATGTTCGGAAAAGCTGAGCTGTAGATGCGGTTTGGAGTGAAGAGAAGCCATCCCCAGAAGATGGTTTGGCTTCAGCTGAGGGTGTGGGGATAAGGAGAAAACCTGCTGGGAGTAGCGCCAGAGGATAGAGATAACGACGACGTGGACTAGAACCAGAGCTAGAGCCGGATTCAGAGCCAGAGccagaggaagaggaagaagcagtTGTCGTATATACATTACAATTATAACCAATCCCAGGTGAAGGTATCCAAGCTGGTCTGTGTTTAAATATGAAAGGTTGTTTAAATGGACTGACGACCCGGGAGGGACGCATGTTGGGAACGGTTTCGTTGGTTGACGATGATCTGACAGATCGGGAATTCACATTTCTTCACTGTACTTTTATATGTCATGGAGCTATGAGTAATTCGCACCAATAAGGCGGCTTCCCACATGGCCTGCTTCAGCCAAAGTTTGACTAACGGGCAAATCGGCTTTATCACTGTAATAATAGTCAGTTGACGGCGTTAAAAGGCTAGACGCCGGCCGCCGCTATCTCGTGATGGTGATATCTTATCGCGGGATTTAAATGACAAAAGCCGAGTGTGGCGATCTGGTAAGTCTTCGGCAAAGCCGACCCCTATCGTGCACGGCAAGCAGCAATTGCTCACTAACGAACGAACGACTGCCCACTTAGATCTTGACATGAAGTCCCCGGCAGTCCTAAGCACCAACTGCAAACTGACCCTAGAGTCGCAAGAACCGTCACAGAATATCGGGTATATATCCTGTCTACATAAAATGCAGTATGTTAAAATATACTTGCTCGTTAAATAACTGAAtaaagagaagaagggaggTCTTCTAGAGCCAACATATTGCAAAATTATTCTATTATGTCTGCTATATTCAGAGCCTGTCTTTCATGCCGATACTGTCAGGAGTACAAAATTACCTGCATCCCAATAGCTTACCAATTGTATTTACTTGTATCAACGAGATTCCTGACTAGCCTTCCCAAAGACAATGAGCGACTCTGATCTTTTCATGATGGTGTCCCAGAATACAATACCCAGGGGGGACTTAATAGGTATTAGGAGTGCTCCACTACTAGGTATACACCATGATCCGTCAGGTATCAAGCCAAGAGCACAGTTTCCCGCACTATTCATGCAAAGATTTACTGATACGAATTACTACCAGAAACGTCATACTGCGACTTCTGTAATAGTTGAAACTATGGTATTGTACATGGTGGTCTATATCTAAACCTTAGAAACCCAAAAACATGAGGGAATGCTGCTGGCATGCTACACCTTCTTCGTCTCCATTCAACCGCCTTAAACATAACCACCAAAGAGCCTCCTCTTTAACTCAGCCGCCACTCGCCCCATCTCTGCCGCTGCACCCTGATCACCGCTCATCAAACTCTTATTCTCAATCGCTCGCCTACCAAGGTAGGGCATAACCTCGGAAAGCTTACCGTATGCCATGTACTTCAAAGCAACAGGTTTTCCGTCATTGACGAACTTGCTAGCCATGCGGTCTGTGAGGTCGTCCTTCATACCCAACAGTTGCGCGATCCTAATCTTGCCTCGCACGTCCTGTCTCAATCTCAGCATCTTGGTCTCCCCTACTTCCTTTGCAAGATCATTCTTGAGCAAGTTCTCGCAGATGAGATCGCAAGACTCGGGATTGTGGGTACCGAACGCAACGCTTAAAGCGAGTTCCGGGTGAGGAGACTTAAGTTGGGAGGCGAGGGTGGTCATGATGACGGAGATGGAGCCATTGTACGAAACATCAGTAGCAGCTTTGCTGGGCCAGATGGGATCGGCGCCGATGCGGCCATCGTCGGACCATTTTTTGCGTTCTTGCTCAAAATAGGCACCACGGACGAGCTTGACACCGAGGGCGTAGCCATTCGCTTCCGCATGTTGTATGGCGCGAATAAGGTGAGTGGGTTGACGGCAGAGGTAGGACTGGTAAGTACCACTGAAATGGGTTAGTCAGAGCTGAGAGAGAAGGTCTTCGGAAAAAGGACTCACTAAATTAGAGGACCAGTCCAGATCTTCCCCTTGGAAGTGGGAGGTCGATTGAATTCTtgagaaaggagaagggtgTAAGCGTCCAAAGCGGGCTGATACCAGGTGTGCTCAGCGTCAACATAAAGAATGATGCTGAGATCTGTCAGAATTACTAAAAAAGATTGCCTGGATGCAGCCAACTCACTTATTCTCCTTAGCCTTCTGACCGATCTTCAGCAACTTGTACCAGAGCTGTCTAAGCTCCTCAAGATCACCCTCTTGCAATCCAGGATCTTTTTCCAAAACGCCCATTTCATCCCACTTGCCCTTCAAAGCAAGGAGCTCCTTGCCATCGCCTAGTTTGAGCTCGGGAATACGGGCAACGACCTGCTGGTCGAGGGTTTCGGGGGTACCAGGGTAAGgaacgaaaagggaagtGTTGGGGATGGTGGGGGAGTTAGACTTGGCAAGAGGACGTAATCGGAGAAGGGTGTAAGAAGCTCTTTCGAGAATGTTGGCGTCAATAAGACCAGTCTGCAAAATTTATTTAGTTCATATTTCTTCGAATTCGCCAGCGAACGTACGATCTTAAGAGCGAAACCAGTAACGCCTCTCTGGTCAAAGGGCAAGCTCCTCTCATACTCTCCAGCAGCCTCCAAAGCAGTTATGATAGTCTCAaacttcttttccctctccatcctgtccctttcctccttcGCAGGACTATCGTCGTTCAACTGAGAATCATGCACTTCGGCAGAGTAGTTCAACATAGCACCGACATTCCTCTCTCTGAGCGCCTTCAAAGTAGGCATACATCCCTCTACGGTCTCACCAGCAACAAACTGGCCAAAAAAAGTGTGTCGGACAAACCACTCGGTGGGGGAGCGTAAAGGAGAGTTGACGAAGAAGTCGAGAACGGCAGGGGAGTAGTCAACAACGCCAGGCATAGAGATGGTGGCGTAGACAAACCAAGTTCGGAGAAGCTCGGAGGTAGTAGAAGCGGAGAGAGAGGTGGGCACCGGAATGGCAGCAGGCTCAGAGTCGGCAGAGAGGGCAGGAATCAAGAGCAAGCCAATAGGAAGGAGAGCAAGGGGGTAAAGGAGTCGGCGGCGAGAGCTGGAGCCAGAGCCagaggagagaggaggcTTGGTAGTGAGGCCACGGCTGCTACCAACATTAGGGGACGAAGCCCATGTAAGCCGAAGCTGACGGAAGCTAGAGGGTTGTCGAAAAGGAGTTGCCACTGGGAAGGGTCTCATGATCGGTCGGATTGCTGACATCTTGCGAGTTGTGGACCGTTCGTTGTTGCACCGTGTTTGAGGGGAAGTGgcaagaaaagaaaaggatTGGGCACGCGATGTTAATTGTTTCTAATAGGATGTCTCACCAGGGAAATGGCCGAAATAGCTGACAGCCATGAGGCCAGCCGACTTTTCTGTTTTGATCACTATATACACCCACTGACAAGACGCTTCTTTCTACATATCGCCTCTCAGGAACCATAGGCATTACCGCTTCGGTTGACGCCGAGGCACGACGACCCACCAGAAATTCGTCAGGGATCTGAGGGGGCGATAAGGACTTTTCTACGGCTTTCCCGGTAACCCTGACGTAGACAGCGTTTTGTCGGGCCACAAGAAAACGTCGACGACACGACAATGGCAGGCGACGGATTGCTTCGTTGAATCCGTGGGCTGTGCCATGCGCGGGTACGTGATGGCGCATCAAAGTCAGGTCATATGACCGAAGGAGAATTACTAAAAAACGCATAAAGTTTGGTTGCGGACAGCAAGCGGTCGCTGATTCTATTCCATGCCGGACGAGCTTTGGACTGATGGAAAAAGGATGGGTCGATGATGGTAAGGGTGAAAGATGTCTGTCAGCTTCCTCATTACCGCGAGATTGCGGACCTACATAATAAAAGCTTGAAACAAGATGATTGAGGAAAGGTACGGAGTGTTTGTCGCGCGTCGGCCATCTGCGATCGTCATCACACCGTCAAGTACTGATGCAGCGATCGTACGTAGGCGACGAACTCAAGGACGAGAGCGGGAAACATTGTACTGTCTCAGCTTTGATTGTATATTCAGCTTGCACCTAATGTTGATTTATTATTCCCAAGTGATTCACCTTGAAAAGCTACGCCTCGAGCACCTGGGCTCTTCGGCTCATAATTCTCGGACAGACAACAACTTGCATCATCTTGACTTCTTTCATTTCGGGAGGGGTGATGTTTATCACCATCAGAATCATTAATGACTTGAGATACCACATGATCTTTCCCCATTTGCCTCTTATATGTGTCCTTTGCTTGACCAATGCAAGTCCATCACGCCAACGAACCTTAGGAGGCAACAGCCCCTTTTGCACTCTATCAAGGGCGTTTCGGGATAACGGAAAGACAAAAGATAGCAAGAGTATttttctccatcttcttctgtcttTGTATGGAGTAGCTGCTTAACCTACGTGTTTAGGGTGTTCTACTATCTATTTATCCACAATTCTCACCTAATTAGCGTCAAGTGTGTTCTTGTTAACTCCGAATTTTATCGGCTTCTCGGCCTCCACCGCCTATTCCATCCACTTCTGCCGATGCCGGCAATTCATGGACGATTTGAACGTGATGTCAACTAGCACCGTTTCACTGCGTCCAACTATAACTATAACTATACCAAACTGACTGTCTCTTGTTCTTGTTCCTCTTGATCTTGTTCCTTCAAACTTCCTCTATAGTTAGATACATT from Cryptococcus gattii WM276 chromosome E, complete sequence includes these protein-coding regions:
- a CDS encoding Multidrug transporter, putative; Qdr2p (Similar to TIGR gene model, INSD accession AAW43696.1; required for resistance to quinidine, barban, cisplatin, and bleomycin) — its product is MEEPPYTAFTKWQKLWLVVVASLSASFSGFASNIYFPAIPIMAASLRTSIENINLTVTSYMIFQAITPTFWGAISDAYGRRLVLISTLVVFFSACTGLALIKHYYQLVILRCLQSAGSASTIAIGSGIIGDVADRKERGSYMGFFQTGLLLPLAIGPVLGGIFAQTLGWRAIFWFFVIYAGIFLIILTIFLPETLRRIVGNGAIYPPARSRAPLEDFIASRDRKQPPITSTTPIRPDWIAPLRILFVPDVFLTLFFLSLHYATWQMAITAQSSLFKSTYNLSEIEIGLTFIANGFGCMLGTLSIGRFLDYDYQHFKKKFSGPASDFPIEQARLRTVWFWSPFQCAAVLWFGWTMDQKVHMASPIVASFVLAWAAMSIQAVISTFIVDIFPKSSASATAALNLARCLMGAGATASVEPSINTLGVGFTFTLWACLMALSLTFVGVQMRFGPAWRKRREKRLEEKEKG
- a CDS encoding Proline dehydrogenase, putative (Similar to TIGR gene model, INSD accession AAW43872.1~This gene has duplicated and diverged from the downstream gene 6430C.) → MRPSRVVSPFKQPFIFKHRPAWIPSPGIGYNCNVYTTTASSSSSGSGSESGSSSGSSPRRRYLYPLALLPAGFLLIPTPSAEAKPSSGDGFSSLQTASTAQLFRTWLVYSLISFPGVVDYSPKILTILMKSPLRLPTEWFVRNTFYDQFVPGETVEDCIPSLKAMRARGIGAMLNYSAEVDESQLQDDNINGKEARHQRLRERRLEQVMIALEKSGEYERSLPAEQRGATGFALKVTGIVEPNVLERASYTLLRLRSMAKSGSTSAPNTPYFVPYPGTPESRDRQVVARTQDLSLGDPRELLVLKGKWDDMGVLENDPGLKEYDLEVLSDLWYKLRKIGEKAKENGVSLIIDAEHTWYQPALDAYTLLLSEEFNKPLKSKSEKWNGPLIYGTYQSYLCRQPTHLTHAIQHAEANGYALGLKLVRGAYYLQERKKWLNEGRLGAGPIWPNKSATDASYDGSISIILTTLSAQIKSSHPEQALSVIFGTHNSESCNAICDDLLKNGLAEKGPSGLMRLKKDARGKVRIAQLYGMKDDLTDRNAARFVNDGQPVAFKYIAYGRLEEVMSFLGRRAFENKSLMSGDHGAAAERKRITQELRRRYLSKPTSIVPARAI
- a CDS encoding Proline dehydrogenase, putative (Similar to TIGR gene model, INSD accession AAW43872.1~This gene has duplicated and diverged from the upstream gene 6420C.), yielding MSAIRPIMRPFPVATPFRQPSSFRQLRLTWASSPNVGSSRGLTTKPPLSSGSGSSSRRRLLYPLALLPIGLLLIPALSADSEPAAIPVPTSLSASTTSELLRTWFVYATISMPGVVDYSPAVLDFFVNSPLRSPTEWFVRHTFFGQFVAGETVEGCMPTLKALRERNVGAMLNYSAEVHDSQLNDDSPAKEERDRMEREKKFETIITALEAAGEYERSLPFDQRGVTGFALKITGLIDANILERASYTLLRLRPLAKSNSPTIPNTSLFVPYPGTPETLDQQVVARIPELKLGDGKELLALKGKWDEMGVLEKDPGLQEGDLEELRQLWYKLLKIGQKAKENNIILYVDAEHTWYQPALDAYTLLLSQEFNRPPTSKGKIWTGPLIYGTYQSYLCRQPTHLIRAIQHAEANGYALGVKLVRGAYFEQERKKWSDDGRIGADPIWPSKAATDVSYNGSISVIMTTLASQLKSPHPELALSVAFGTHNPESCDLICENLLKNDLAKEVGETKMLRLRQDVRGKIRIAQLLGMKDDLTDRMASKFVNDGKPVALKYMAYGKLSEVMPYLGRRAIENKSLMSGDQGAAAEMGRVAAELKRRLFGGYV